Proteins encoded by one window of Lathyrus oleraceus cultivar Zhongwan6 chromosome 1, CAAS_Psat_ZW6_1.0, whole genome shotgun sequence:
- the LOC127074755 gene encoding ent-kaurenoic acid oxidase 2, whose translation MASLWFIFGAIAGALLVLRSLLKNVNWFLYEAKLGDKQYSLPPGDMGWPIIGNMWSFLRAFKSSKPDSFMDSIVKRFGNTGIYKVFMFGFPSVIVTSPEACKKVLTDDENFEPGWPQSTVELIGEKSFIKMPFEEHRRLRRLTSASINGYEALSVYLKYIEEIVISSLEKWTQMGEIEFLTQMRKLTFKIIIHIFLGSESEPVMEALEREYTVLNLGVRAMRINIPGFAFHKSLKARKNLVAIFQSIVDKRRNERRGKEPAPGKKAKDMMDSLIDAVDENGRKLGDDEIIDIMLMYLNAGHESSGHITMWATYFLQRHPEFFRKAKEEQVEMLKRRPPSQKGLKLEDVRKMEYLSKVIDETMRVVTFSLMVFRQARNDVKVNGYLIPKGWRVLTWFRSVHFDSELYPDPREFNPENFSVVRKAGEFLPFGAGTRLCPGNDLAKLEISVFLHHFLLKYELEQLNPKSPIRFLPHTRPLDNCLARIKKQEAA comes from the exons ATGGCATCCTTATGGTTCATCTTTGGTGCAATTGCAGGTGCTCTTTTGGTCCTAAGATCTCTCCTCAAGAATGTGAATTGGTTTCTCTATGAAGCAAAACTTGGTGACAAGCAATACTCTTTGCCACCAGGTGACATGGGTTGGCCAATCATTGGGAACATGTGGTCTTTCCTAAGGGCATTCAAGTCCAGTAAACCAGATTCTTTCATGGATTCTATCGTCAAAAG GTTTGGAAACACAGGCATATACAAGGTGTTTATGTTTGGATTCCCAAGTGTAATTGTGACATCACCAGAGGCATGCAAGAAAGTTCTAACTGATGATGAAAACTTTGAACCTGGTTGGCCACAATCAACGGTTGAATTAATCGGCGAAAAATCGTTCATCAAAATGCCGTTTGAAGAACATAGACGACTAAGGCGTTTAACATCGGCTTCGATCAATGGCTACGAGGCACTTTCAGTGTACTTGAAATATATAGAAGAAATTGTGATTAGTTCATTGGAAAAATGGACTCAAATGGGTGAAATTGAGTTCTTAACTCAAATGAGAAAACTTACTTTTAAAATTATTATTCACATTTTCCTTGGTTCAGAAAGTGAACCTGTTATGGAAGCTTTGGAAAGAGAATATACTGTTCTTAACCTTGGTGTTAGAGCTATGAGAATTAATATTCCTGGATTTGCTTTTCATAAGTCACTTAAG GCTAGGAAAAATCTGGTGGCTATATTTCAATCAATTGTGGACAAGAGAAGAAACGAAAGGAGAGGAAAAGAACCAGCCCCTGGCAAAAAAGCTAAAGATATGATGGATTCTTTGATAGATGCTGTGgatgaaaatggaagaaaattgGGTGATGATGAAATCATTGATATCATGTTGATGTATTTGAATGCTGGTCATGAATCTTCAGGACATATCACTATGTGGGCTACCTATTTCTTGCAGAGGCATCCTGAATTTTTCCGAAAGGCTAAG GAAGAACAAGTTGAAATGCTTAAGAGAAGGCCTCCATCACAAAAAGGGTTGAAACTAGAGGATGTTAGAAAAATGGAATATCTTTCTAAGGTGATTGATGAAACAATGAGAGTGGTTACTTTCTCGCTTATGGTCTTTCGACAGGCAAGGAACGACGTCAAAGTTAATG GTTACCTCATTCCAAAGGGTTGGAGAGTGCTGACATGGTTCAGATCAGTTCACTTTGATTCTGAACTTTATCCTGATCCAAGGGAGTTCAATCCTGAAAACTTTAGT GTGGTGCGCAAAGCTGGTGAATTTCTTCCCTTTGGAGCAGGAACTAGACTCTGCCCTGGAAATGATCTTGCCAAGCTGGAAATCTCAGTTTTCCTTCACCATTTTCTCCTCAAATACGA GCTTGAACAGCTTAACCCAAAATCTCCAATAAGATTCTTACCACACACAAGGCCATTGGACAACTGTTTGGCAAGGATTAAGAAACAAGAAGCTGCATGA